A single Orcinus orca chromosome 2, mOrcOrc1.1, whole genome shotgun sequence DNA region contains:
- the ATOSA gene encoding atos homolog protein A isoform X7, which translates to MVEVMLLPDCCYSDDGPTTEGIDLNDPAIKQDALLLERWILEPVPRQSGDRFIEEKTLLLAVRSFVFFSQLSAWLSVSHGAIPRNIIYRISAADVDLQWNFSQTPIEHVFPVPNVSHNVALKVSVQSLPRQSNYPVLTCSIHTNIGLFEKRVQDHELKTHQHRNSTEAEQCSTNSSQRLCSKQTWTMAPESIILHAKNGTTPEYTAAVKNVKLYPGTSGKSDYGTSQGNILGFSGIGDKKSHETSVRTLKSFSVIDSSESSRQSSWQSVGETNPLIGSLIQERQEVIARIAQHLIHCDPSTSHVSGHPLNTQESSSLNSKLFRVSQENENVRKCKETFSISFGNPALTSSEDTNEGKIRVKPETPRSDTCISNGLHSDQSVGEINPLISSLLQERQDVIARIAQHLEHIDPTAPHMPRQSFNIQDSSSVPSKVFRSSYEDRNLLKKNKDDTSVSISDTKFSLLDNISEGKHLTPNKRFSSFKCNSNVKASLKPQTRRNLHQNNPSEIQSTFQETQNKATGLMNPSNMSLCKEDNLDFTIRLENTLSECQFKEQEIDNEINKQYSKCNSIDKQICTNKYKDKIIINENYNPESFNNHQFDHSKKNDSKINVTVLEMSGYLNKHANECSDKDSKKPKSCEQNTQLNSIENYLNKDSEGFKCKKPNQLNNEQDKKEDPVDEKSQNCSQRKNIKDCLFTCERLKNKEVLQRTIPLKHSSVWRKHNFHSLDGTSTRAFHPRTGLPLLSSPVPQRKAQSGCFNLDSSLLHLKSLSSRSPRPCLNIEDDPDIHEKPFLSSSAPPITSLSLLGNFEFCTQ; encoded by the exons ATGGTGGAAGTGATGCTACTACCAGATTGCTGCTACAGTGACGATGGGCCCACCACAGAAGGGATTGATCTAAATGATCCTGCAATTAAGCAAGATGCGTTATTATTAGAAAGATGGATATTGGAGCCAGTTCCTCGACA gaGTGGCGATCGATTTATTGAAGAGAAGACTCTCCTATTGGCTGTCCgctcatttgtgtttttttctcaaTTAAGTGCTTGGCTGAGTGTTTCTCATGGTGCTATTCCACGAAATATTATTTACAG AATCAGTGCTGCTGATGTAGACCTACAGTGGAATTTTTCACAAACTCCAATTGAACATGTGTTTCCTGTTCCCAATGTGTCTCACAATGTGGCCTTGAAAGTCAGTGTTCAGTCCTTGCCCAGACAATCTAATTATCCAGTTTTGACCTGTAGTATTCACACTAATATTGGCCTTTTTGAGAAAAGAGTTCAAGACCATGAACTTAAAACCCATCAGCACCGAAATTCTACTGAAGCAGAGCAATGTAGTACAAACAGTTCACAGCGTCTGTGTAGCAAACAAACTTGGACCATGGCACCCGAAAGCATAATATTACATGCAAAAAATGGCACAACTCCAGAATATACTGCAGCTGTCAAAAATGTCAAACTATATCCGGGCACTAGTGGTAAATCTGACTATGGAACATCTCAAGGCAATATTCTGGGCTTCAGTGGTATAGGAGATAAAAAGTCACATGAAACATCAGTGAgaactttaaaatcattttcagtgATTGATTCTAGTGAATCTAGCCGCCAGAGTTCCTGGCAGTCAGTTGGTGAGACTAATCCTTTAATAGGCTCTTTAATTCAGGAGCGACAAGAAGTTATTGCAAGAATAGCTCAGCATTTGATTCATTGTGATCCAAGCACTTCACATGTTTCTGGACATCCACTTAATACACAAGAATCTAGTTCACTTAATTCAAAGCTTTTCCGGGtttcacaagaaaatgaaaatgtgagaaaatgtaaagaaacgtTCTCCATTTCTTTTGGTAATCCAGCGCTCACCTCCTCAGAAGACACCAATGAAGGGAAAATTCGAGTAAAACCAGAAACTCCTCGAAGTGACACTTGCATTTCTAATGGTCTTCATTCTGATCAGTCTGTTggtgagattaatcctttgataAGCTCTTTACTCCAGGAGCGGCAAGATGTCATTGCAAGGATTGCTCAGCACTTGGAGCACATTGATCCAACAGCACCTCACATGCCCCGGCAATCATTCAACATTCAGGACTCCAGTTCAGTTCCTTCTAAAGTGTTTAGGAGTTCCTATGAAGACAGAAATTTGTTGAAGAAGAACAAGGATGACACCTCTGTTTCCATTTCTGATACAAAATTTTCCTTGTTAGATAACATCAGTGAAGGGAAACACTTAACACCTAATAAACGTTTTAGTTCTTTTAAATGCAATAGTAATGTCAAGGCTTCTTTGAAACCTCAAACAAGAAGAAATCTGCATCAGAACAATCCTAGTGAAATCCAAAGTACATTTCAAGAGACACAGAACAAAGCCACTGGTTTAATGAATCcttcaaatatgtctctttgCAAAGAAGATAACTTAGATTTCACAATCAGATTGGAAAACACACTTTCTGAGTGTCAATTTAAGGAACAAGAAATTGACAATGAAATCAATAAACAGTATTCAAAATGTAACAGTATTGACAAACAGATTTGCACAAATAAGTataaggacaaaataataataaatgaaaattataatccAGAATCTTTTAACAATCACCAGTTTGatcattcaaaaaaaaatgacTCGAAAATAAATGTTACTGTGTTGGAAATGTCTGGATATTTGAACAAACATGCAAATGAGTGCTCAGATAAAGACTCAAAAAAGCCTAAGTCATGCGAACAAAATACTCAACTTAATAGTATAGAAAATTACCTCAATAAAGATAGTGAAGGTTTCAAATGCAAAAAGCCAAACCAATTAAACAATGAACAGGATAAGAAAGAAGATCCAgttgatgaaaaatctcaaaactgTTCTCAGAGGAAGAATATAAAAGACTGTTTGTTTACGTGTGAACGCCTGAAAAATAAAGAGGTATTG CAGAGAACTATACCACTTAAACACTCAAGTGTCTGGCGGAAACATAATTTTCATTCCTTGGATGGAACCTCAACCAGAGCCTTTCATCCTCGAACTGGATTGCCTCTTCTTTCCAGTCCT